One Phaseolus vulgaris cultivar G19833 chromosome 2, P. vulgaris v2.0, whole genome shotgun sequence DNA window includes the following coding sequences:
- the LOC137812823 gene encoding protein DETOXIFICATION 51 has product MGSKAEGGDYTMMEGGAAAEKEKQCWSIRREVKALMELAFPIAMTGLIFYARSMISMLFLGHLGEMELAAGSLGMAFANITGYSVLSGLALGMEPLCSQAFGAKRMNVLSLTLHRCVMFLLLCSIPISLLWLNMSNILLPLHQDPNITRMAHTYLIFSLPDLLTHSFLHPIRIYLRAQGVTHPVTLASLAGTLLHIPFNYLLVTRLRLGLAGVAAASAASSLFILLFLAAHVCLTGLQCAAPSRDCLAGWKPLLRLAAPSCVSVCLEWWWYEIMIVLCGLLVNPTSTVASMGILIQTTSLIYVFPSSLSFAVSTRIGNELGANQPYRAKVSTVVSVFLAVIIGFSAMLFAIGMRESWGRMFTNDENIIRITSLALPILGICELGNCPQTVGCGVVRGTARPNTAANINLSAFYLVGMPVAVGLGFWLDVGFCGLWLGLLSAQVCCAGLMLYVIGTTDWDVEAHRAQLLMWHDDGTMDEQKQTLTSVVTVTP; this is encoded by the coding sequence ATGGGATCAAAAGCAGAGGGAGGAGATTACACGATGATGGAGGGAGGAGCAGCAGCGGAAAAAGAAAAGCAGTGTTGGAGCATAAGGAGAGAAGTGAAAGCGCTGATGGAACTAGCGTTTCCCATAGCGATGACGGGACTCATATTCTACGCGCGTTCGATGATATCGATGTTGTTCCTGGGACACCTAGGAGAAATGGAACTGGCGGCGGGGTCCTTAGGAATGGCCTTTGCGAACATCACAGGTTATTCGGTGCTGTCGGGTCTAGCACTTGGGATGGAACCGCTATGCTCCCAAGCCTTCGGGGCAAAACGCATGAACGTGCTGTCGTTGACCCTCCACCGCTGCGTAATGTTTCTGCTACTCTGCTCCATCCCAATATCGCTACTCTGGCTCAACATGTCAAACATCCTTCTACCCTTGCACCAGGACCCTAACATCACCCGCATGGCACACACCTACCTCATCTTTTCCCTCCCCGACCTCCTCACCCACTCCTTCCTCCACCCAATCCGCATTTACCTTCGAGCGCAGGGCGTCACCCACCCGGTCACGTTAGCGTCCCTCGCCGGAACCCTCCTCCACATCCCCTTCAACTACCTTCTCGTCACGCGGCTCCGCCTCGGCCTCGCCGGCGTCGCGGCAGCTTCCGCTGCCTCCAGCCTCTTCATCCTCCTCTTCCTCGCCGCGCACGTGTGCCTCACCGGCCTCCAATGCGCCGCGCCGAGCCGGGACTGTCTCGCCGGGTGGAAGCCGCTGCTCCGGCTGGCCGCGCCGAGCTGCGTCTCCGTTTGCCTGGAGTGGTGGTGGTACGAGATCATGATAGTTTTGTGTGGGCTTTTGGTTAACCCCACTTCAACCGTTGCTTCCATGGGTATACTCATTCAAACTACTTCCCTTATTTACGTTTTTCCCTCTTCGTTGAGCTTTGCGGTTTCCACTCGCATTGGAAACGAACTGGGCGCAAATCAGCCTTATCGGGCGAAGGTGTCGACCGTGGTATCTGTTTTTCTGGCCGTGATTATAGGTTTCTCGGCAATGCTTTTTGCCATTGGAATGAGAGAGTCATGGGGAAGAATGTTCACCAATGACGAAAATATTATAAGGATCACATCCCTGGCACTTCCCATCCTTGGAATTTGTGAACTCGGCAACTGTCCGCAAACGGTGGGTTGTGGCGTGGTGAGAGGGACGGCGCGACCGAACACCGCGGCAAATATCAACCTCAGCGCATTCTATTTGGTCGGAATGCCTGTGGCGGTTGGGCTTGGGTTCTGGTTAGACGTTGGGTTCTGTGGGCTCTGGCTGGGCCTATTATCGGCCCAGGTGTGTTGCGCGGGACTTATGTTGTACGTGATCGGGACCACAGATTGGGATGTGGAAGCCCATCGGGCCCAGTTGCTGATGTGGCACGATGATGGAACGATGGATGAGCAGAAGCAAACGTTGACGAGCGTTGTTACTGTGACGCCCTAG
- the LOC137812821 gene encoding probable pectinesterase 53 produces the protein MSNFHSVFYGFVVVIILLHNPSATQCHTKGIRPRPGNGLSTNMTTVQFSEEQFMKWVRFVGGLKHSVFKTAKNKLFPSHTLHVSKKPSKGGFSSIQAAIDSLPFINVVRVVIKVHAGVYTEKVNIPPLKSFITIQGAGADNTIVQWGDTAQSQPLGTYGSATFAVNSPFFIAKNITFKNTAPIPAPGAVGKQAVALRISADNAIFLGCKFLGAQDTLYDQLGRHYYKDCYIEGSVDFIFGNALSLFEGCHVHAIAQVTGALTAQGRSSLLQDTGFSFVHCKVTGSGALYLGRAWGPFSRVVFAYTYMDNIIIPKGWYNWGDPNREMTVFYGQYKCTGAGASYAGRVSWSRELTDEEAKPFISLSYIDGSEWINLSF, from the exons ATGTCAAATTTTCATTCCGTTTTCTATGGTTTTGTAGTAGTTATTATTCTTCTACACAATCCCAGTGCAACACAGTGCCATACCAAGGGAATTAGACCCAGGCCTGGGAATGGTTTATCTACCAATATGACCACAGTCCAATTTTCAGAAGAACAGTTCATGAAATGGGTGAGATTTGTTGGCGGCCTCAAACATTCTGTCTTTAAGACAGCCAAGAATAAGCTTTTTCCTTCTCACACTTTGCACGTTTCTAAGAAGCCAAGCAAAGGAGGTTTTTCTTCAATTCAAGCAGCCATTGATTCCCTTCCATTCATCAATGTAGTGAGAGTGGTAATTAAGGTCCATGCAGGGGTTTATAC GGAGAAAGTTAACATTCCTCCTTTGAAATCCTTCATAACAATACAAGGAGCTGGAGCGGATAACACCATTGTTCAATGGGGTGACACTGCTCAGAGCCAGCCATTAGGAACCTATGGTTCTGCAACTTTTGCAGTGAATTCACCTTTTTTCATAGCCAAGAATATCACATTCAAA AACACtgctccaattccagcaccagGAGCAGTAGGAAAGCAAGCAGTGGCATTGAGAATTTCAGCAGACAATGCAATATTCCTAGGCTGCAAATTCTTGGGAGCACAGGACACACTCTATGATCAACTGGGTAGGCATTACTATAAGGATTGTTATATCGAAGGCTCTGTTGATTTCATCTTTGGAAACGCACTCTCTCTTTTTGAG GGATGTCACGTGCATGCCATAGCACAAGTTACAGGGGCCCTAACAGCCCAAGGAAGGAGCAGCTTATTACAAGACACGGGATTCTCGTTTGTTCACTGTAAGGTCACGGGCTCAGGAGCACTTTACCTTGGAAGGGCTTGGGGGCCCTTTTCTCGCGTTGTCTTTGCTTACACTTACATGGACaacatcatcattcccaaagGATGGTATAACTGGGGTGACCCTAACCGTGAAAT GACTGTATTCTATGGACAGTACAAATGCACAGGAGCAGGAGCGAGCTACGCAGGGAGAGTATCATGGTCAAGGGAGCTCACTGATGAAGAAGCTAAGCCATTTATTTCCCTTAGCTACATTGATGGCTCTGAATGGATCAATCTTTCTTTTTGA
- the LOC137812822 gene encoding protein IQ-domain 26-like, with protein sequence MGRAIRWLKGLFGVKIDRERKENSNHGTKWCHSDRDSRGLCHNPTTIPPNISPAEAAWLQSFYSETEKEQNKHAIAVAAATAAAADAAVAAAQAAVAVVRLTSHGNGRDTMFGGGRERLAVVKIQTVFRGYLARKALRALKGLVKLQALVRGYLVRKQAAATLHSMQALIRAQATVRSKKSRGIMSTKNETHRFQTQARRSMERFDDIKSEYIAPIHSRRLSSSFDATMNNANNSIDGSPKIVEVDTGRPKSRSRRSNTSMSDFGDDPSFQTLPSPLPFTHLSIPNHRTFHDSEWGLTGEECRFSTAQSTPRFTNSCSCGSLVVAPMTPRSVCTENFFYGQYHNFPNYMANTQSFKAKLRSHSAPKQRPDPGSKKKLTLNEMMESRSSLSGARMQRSCSQIQEAINFKNAVMSKLQKSTEFGRETTPSFPTRRSGDW encoded by the exons ATGGGGAGGGCCATTAGGTGGTTGAAGGGGTTGTTTGGGGTAAAGATAGATAGAGAGCGCAAAGAAAATTCAAATCATGGCACCAAATGGTGTCACTCAGACAGAGATTCAAGAGGTTTATGTCACAATCCTACCACCATTCCTCCCAATATTTCACCTGCTGAGGCTGCTTGGCTACAGTCATTTTACTCCGAAACTGAGAAGGAGCAGAACAAGCATGCCATTGCAGTTGCAGCCGCCACTGCAGCAGCTGCTGATGCGGCAGTGGCTGCGGCTCAGGCTGCCGTAGCAGTGGTTAGATTAACCAGCCATGGCAATGGTAGAGACACCATGTTTGGTGGTGGACGAGAAAGGTTGGCTGTTGTCAAGATTCAAACCGTGTTTAGAGGATACTTG GCAAGGAAGGCATTGAGAGCCTTAAAAGGATTGGTGAAGTTACAAGCACTAGTGAGAGGGTACTTGGTGCGGAAGCAAGCAGCAGCAACCCTGCACAGCATGCAGGCTCTAATTAGAGCTCAGGCCACAGTAAGATCTAAGAAATCTCGCGGAATCATGAGCACAAAGAATGAAACACACAGGTTTCAAACACAAGCACGAAGATCCATG GAGAGATTTGATGACATAAAGAGTGAGTACATAGCTCCCATCCACAGCAGAAGGCTATCATCTTCCTTTGATGCCACAATGAATAATGCAAACAACAGTATTGATGGGAGCCCCAAAATAGTAGAAGTTGACACTGGCAGACCAAAGTCAAGGTCTCGCAGGAGCAACACATCAATGTCAGATTTTGGCGATGATCCATCATTTCAGACacttccttctcctcttccATTCACTCATTTATCCATACCAAATCACAGGACTTTCCATGACTCAGAGTGGGGTTTGACAGGAGAAGAGTGCAGATTTTCTACAGCACAAAGCACTCCACGCTTCACCAACTCTTGTAGTTGTGGTTCTCTTGTTGTTGCACCTATGACACCTAGAAGTGTTTGCACAGAAAACTTCTTCTATGGACAGTACCACAATTTTCCAAACTACATGGCCAACACTCAGTCTTTCAAGGCCAAATTGAGGTCTCATAGTGCTCCAAAGCAGCGTCCAGATCCTGGTTCAAAGAAGAAGCTTACCCTCAATGAGATGATGGAGTCCAGGAGTAGTTTAAGTGGGGCTAGAATGCAAAGATCATGTTCACAGATTCAGGAAGCAATTAATTTTAAGAATGCTGTGATGAGTAAGCTTCAGAAATCTACAGAATTTGGTAGGGAGACAACACCAAGTTTTCCAACCAGACGAAGTGGTGATTGGTGA